Proteins encoded within one genomic window of Diceros bicornis minor isolate mBicDic1 chromosome X, mDicBic1.mat.cur, whole genome shotgun sequence:
- the BEX5 gene encoding protein BEX5 codes for MENVPQESKGGGQAPVQNEEEARPLGGGQGQEPGGNIRGSWAPPAQDFREDIPNRLVNNIDMIDGDADDMERFMEEMRELRRKITELQLRYSLRILIGDPPHHDHHDEFCLMP; via the coding sequence ATGGAAAATGTCCCCCAGGAAAGCAAAGGAGGGGGGCAGGCCCCAGTGCAGAATGAAGAAGAAGCCCGCCCTTTGGGAGGTGGTCAAGGCCAGGAGCCTGGAGGAAATATTAGAGGGAGTTGGGCTCCACCTGCCCAGGATTTTAGAGAGGATATTCCCAACAGGCTTGTCAATAACATTGACATGATAGATGGAGATGCAGATGATATGGAAAGGTTCATGGAGGAGATGAGAGAGCTAAGGAGGAAAATTACGGAGCTTCAACTGAGGTACAGTCTGCGCATTCTTATAGGAGATCCCCCTCACCATGACCATCATGATGAGTTTTGCCTTATGCCTTGA